A DNA window from Thermoanaerobaculia bacterium contains the following coding sequences:
- a CDS encoding serine/threonine protein kinase has protein sequence MIDDSELDQLRAARELFDLLVELDERERNVRLAALADAALATRVRRLLAADRLPDATLGDPLAAAAAWLAEEERESGLPSDRHGERIGPWRILSPLGRGGMGEVFLAERADGAFERRVALKLLKRGLDSDEIVARFLAERRILARLDHPGIAQLVDGGLAPDGRPYFALELVLGQPITEWCAERRLALEDRLRLVLEVVTAVDFAHRNLVVHRDLKPSNILVTAAGQAKLLDFGIAKLLGSDDDDATRTGARMLTRRYAAPEQLAGEPVTTATDVHALGLLIWELVTGEPTRSAASDSALSVVELERETRTPPSARLAAADPRRAPLEDGSPRARRRLARRVAGDLDKVVLRALRREPDRRYPGAMALGDDLVRFLENRPVVAREGARAYRLAKFARRHRAAVAAAGLIALTLAAGVAATWRQAQIAEAERARAERRFADVRRLANTALFEVHATLENVAGGMATRRLLVATALEYLDDLAREAGDEPELLVELATAYERTAEIQGMPGWPSEGRTGDALASLERALELRRRARRAAAPGAADLAFARLSVRLGTVLAARGASAAALAHHREALALYLAADPPGTEERLERVQARIAIGDDLWELGDIAAAAGEYREARGEVVAIRAADPGSTLAIRQSGVVEQRLGDAAAERQEWPLALAHHKASLAIDQELAGRSPADAEVRRDLGTDLSRLGVDFAALGRAPAALAQHRGATELREALLAEEPDDARALEDAAESRFETGRTLQALGRPQEAVGEIALAIERRRALVRLDPGNARWQDSLAASLATLAEIEQSRGNPAAAARAFDEALALRRELARSSPDFAGNRSALLALESSRSTAPRPP, from the coding sequence GTGATCGACGACAGCGAGCTCGACCAGTTGCGCGCCGCCCGGGAGCTCTTCGACCTGCTGGTCGAGCTCGACGAGCGCGAGCGCAACGTGCGACTCGCCGCGCTCGCGGATGCCGCGCTCGCGACACGCGTCCGCCGCCTGCTCGCCGCCGACCGCCTGCCCGACGCCACGCTTGGCGACCCGCTCGCTGCCGCCGCCGCCTGGCTGGCCGAGGAGGAGCGCGAGTCCGGGTTGCCGAGCGATCGCCACGGCGAGCGGATCGGCCCGTGGCGGATTCTCTCGCCGCTCGGTCGCGGCGGCATGGGCGAGGTCTTCCTCGCCGAGCGCGCCGACGGCGCTTTCGAGCGCCGGGTCGCGCTGAAGCTCCTCAAGCGCGGGCTCGACAGCGACGAGATCGTGGCGCGTTTCCTCGCCGAGCGGCGGATCCTGGCGCGCCTCGATCACCCCGGCATCGCGCAACTGGTCGATGGTGGTCTGGCGCCGGACGGACGCCCCTACTTCGCCCTCGAGCTCGTCCTCGGCCAACCCATCACCGAATGGTGCGCCGAGCGCCGCCTCGCGCTCGAGGATCGCCTGCGACTGGTGCTCGAGGTCGTCACGGCGGTCGATTTCGCCCACCGCAATCTGGTGGTCCATCGCGACCTCAAGCCGTCGAACATCCTCGTCACCGCGGCCGGGCAGGCGAAGCTCCTCGATTTCGGGATTGCCAAGCTCCTCGGCAGCGACGACGACGATGCGACGCGGACCGGCGCGAGGATGCTGACCCGGCGCTACGCCGCACCCGAGCAGCTCGCCGGCGAGCCGGTAACCACCGCGACCGACGTCCATGCGCTCGGTCTCCTGATCTGGGAGCTGGTTACCGGGGAGCCGACCCGGAGCGCCGCTTCCGACTCGGCGCTCTCCGTCGTCGAGCTCGAGCGCGAGACGCGCACGCCACCGAGCGCGCGGCTCGCCGCGGCCGATCCGCGGCGCGCGCCGCTCGAGGACGGGTCGCCGCGCGCCCGCCGCCGACTCGCGCGGCGGGTGGCAGGCGATCTCGACAAGGTGGTGCTTCGCGCACTGCGTCGCGAGCCCGATCGGCGCTATCCAGGCGCGATGGCGCTCGGCGACGATCTCGTCCGCTTTCTCGAGAACCGCCCCGTCGTCGCCCGCGAAGGGGCGCGCGCCTATCGCCTCGCGAAGTTCGCGCGTCGGCACCGCGCGGCGGTCGCTGCCGCCGGTCTGATCGCACTCACCCTCGCTGCCGGGGTGGCCGCCACCTGGCGCCAGGCGCAGATCGCGGAGGCGGAGCGCGCGCGCGCCGAGCGCCGCTTCGCCGACGTGCGCCGGCTGGCGAACACCGCCCTCTTCGAAGTTCACGCGACGCTCGAGAATGTCGCGGGCGGCATGGCGACCCGGCGCCTCCTGGTCGCTACGGCGCTCGAGTACCTCGATGACCTGGCGCGCGAAGCGGGCGACGAGCCGGAGCTGCTGGTCGAGCTGGCCACTGCCTACGAGCGCACGGCGGAGATCCAGGGGATGCCCGGCTGGCCGAGCGAGGGACGAACCGGCGATGCGCTCGCCAGCCTCGAACGGGCCCTCGAGCTGCGGCGGCGCGCGCGCCGGGCGGCGGCGCCGGGCGCCGCCGATCTCGCCTTCGCCCGACTGAGCGTCCGCCTGGGCACCGTGCTCGCAGCCCGCGGCGCGAGCGCCGCGGCGCTCGCGCACCATCGGGAGGCGCTGGCGCTCTATCTCGCCGCCGACCCGCCTGGCACCGAAGAGCGGCTCGAGCGGGTTCAGGCGCGGATCGCGATCGGCGACGACCTCTGGGAGCTCGGCGACATCGCCGCCGCCGCGGGCGAGTATCGCGAGGCGCGCGGCGAGGTGGTCGCGATTCGCGCTGCCGACCCGGGCTCGACGCTCGCGATCCGCCAGTCCGGCGTCGTCGAGCAGAGGCTCGGCGACGCTGCGGCCGAACGCCAGGAGTGGCCGCTCGCTCTCGCTCACCACAAAGCGTCGCTGGCGATCGACCAGGAGCTCGCCGGCCGCTCCCCCGCCGACGCCGAAGTTCGCCGCGACCTGGGCACGGATCTCTCGCGCCTGGGCGTCGACTTCGCCGCTCTCGGACGCGCGCCGGCCGCGCTCGCCCAGCACCGCGGTGCGACCGAGCTCCGCGAGGCGCTGCTCGCTGAGGAGCCGGACGACGCACGGGCGCTCGAGGACGCCGCCGAATCGCGGTTCGAAACCGGCAGGACGCTGCAGGCGCTCGGGCGACCTCAAGAAGCGGTGGGCGAGATCGCCCTCGCGATCGAGCGCCGCCGGGCTCTCGTCCGCCTCGATCCGGGCAACGCACGCTGGCAGGATTCGCTCGCGGCGAGCCTCGCGACCCTGGCCGAGATCGAGCAGAGCCGCGGCAATCCCGCTGCGGCGGCGCGAGCGTTCGACGAAGCGCTCGCCCTGCGCCGCGAGCTCGCGCGCTCGAGCCCCGACTTCGCCGGCAACCGGTCCGCACTCCTGGCTCTCGAGTCGAGCCGATCCACCGCCC